A single Limanda limanda chromosome 19, fLimLim1.1, whole genome shotgun sequence DNA region contains:
- the sgo1 gene encoding shugoshin 1 yields the protein MAKERVQKKSFQQSLEDIKEKMKEKRNKRLASASAPSRGRPRISHKSSGAMSANTILVGVQENNKSLAVALQSEKDKVRQANAVILQLKREQQALFLHLLLLKRKLKDREAQAASASETKAANISVERQHHRNSARRKRTSENLDEPVVCKASPISAEPQTSGQPGCDKQLTLPSSVVVRRGHADRRHNRRSERVQEQRLLSAGDSTAALETLIASPIQAEDRNPNQPLPEPESELADLIDTEELQHSTPEQVPPKKSSQKPPNRKQAQQQTRSKPEAPAQKAERGRRPERAQLKKPWDKPKPRARSKSRDRSATRSKAAPPSQGNKLNTSLGMNDTFDFDCEETVHVAPFRAKAEGSQPATPLGEEAQQGEQVQTSASPGASRLNESSSSSSSSESEDSLYVPQKTRKRQTSPGKSKVITTRRGRPRQKENIPPTKEISVFRDEESSPTTAEPEEKEAHLPHCPDSSFSNSPSPEGMEQEIDQEPHRAIVEEDCLLAVSPLVEAEMMRIDNVLHNFRDSTSDAPPLLPHLTPQRIKTCKRRGRGVRTAGRGLSLCDVTNMSPAAYRKYPSDGRSSTPVAARKRRCTMVVDYKEPSLNGKLRRGDKFTDLQFLRSPIFKGKTDSRSVQPPRSSVSGKNPRSSVSGKNPRSSVSGKQPFEKYNESFVGCR from the exons ATGGCGAAGGAGCGGGTCCAGAAGAAGTCCTTCCAGCAGAGTCTGGAGGACATcaaggagaagatgaaggagaagaggaacaagCGGCTGGCCAGTGCCTCGGCTCCCAGCAGGGGAAGACCCAGGATCAGTCACAAAAGCAGCG GGGCCATGTCCGCCAACACCATCCTGGTCGGTGTCCAGGAGAACAACAAGTCGCTGGCCGTGGCCCTGCAGTCTGAAAAGGACAAAGTGAGACAAGCCAACGCAGTGATCCTGCAGCTGAAGCGAGAGCAGCAGGCGCTGTtcctgcacctgctgctgctcaagaGGAAGCTGAAGGACCGGGAAGCCCAGGCGGCGAGCGCCTCAGAG ACAAAAGCTGCAAACATCTCAGTTGAACGTCAGCACCACAGGAATTCAGCAAG GAGAAAGCGGACCAGCGAGAACCTCGATGAGCCCGTTGTGTGCAAAGCTTCACCAATTAGTGCAG AGCCTCAGACCTCTGGACAACCTGGATGTGACAAGCAGCTTACTTTGCCATCCTCGGTGGTTGTACGGCGTGGGCACGCGGACAGAAGACACAACAGGAGGTCTGAGCGTGTGCAGGAACAGAGGTTGTTGAGTGCAGGCGACTCCACAGCAGCCTTAGAGACTTTAATAGCAAGTCCTATTCAGGCAGAGGATAGAAATCCAAATCAGCCGCTGCCAGAACCGGAATCAGAACTCGCAGATCTCATTGACACTGAAGAGCTCCAGCACTCTACCCCTGAACAAGTCCCGCCTAAAAAAAGCAGCCAAAAGCCGCCCAACAGGAAACAAGCCCAGCAGCAGACCCGCAGCAAACCAGAGGCGCCTGCACAGAAAGCTGAGAGAGGCCGCCGACCGGAGCGCGCCCAGTTAAAGAAGCCGTGGGACAAACCCAAACCCAGAGCCCGCTCCAAGAGTCGGGACCGTTCAGCCACACGTTCCAAAGCAGCACCTCCGTCACAGGGCAACAAGCTCAACACGTCGCTGGGAATGAACGACACGTTTGACTTTGACTGTGAAGAGACGGTTCACGTGGCGCCGTTCAGGGCGAAGGCCGAGGGCAGTCAGCCGGCCACGCCCCTCGGCGAAGAGGCTCAGCAAGGAGAACAGGTCCAAACCAGTGCGTCACCTGGCGCCTCCAGACTGAATGAGTCAAGctcgtcttcatcctcatctgAATCCGAGGACAGCCTTTATGTTCCTCAGAAAACCAGGAAGAGACAGACTTCACCGGGAAAGAGCAAAGTGATCACCACTCGTAGAGGCCGGcccagacaaaaagaaaacatccctCCAACCAAGGAGATCTCTG TCTTTAGAGATGAGGAGTCAAGTCCCACGACTGCAGAGCCTGAAGAGAAAGAAGCTCATCTCCCTCACTGCCCTGATTCCAGCTTCTCTAACAGCCCGAGCCCGGAGGGGATGGAACAGGAAATTGACCAAG AGCCTCACAGGGCGATTGTGGAGGAGGATTGTTTGCTGGCTGTCAGTCCTCTGGTTGAAGCTGAGATGATGAGAATAGACAACGTCCTGCACAACTTCAGAGATTCCACCAGCGACGCTCCTCCTCTCTTACCTCATCTGACACCTCAGCGGATCAAGACGTGCAAGAGAC GTGGGCGTGGTGTAAGGACAGCAGGGCGGGGCTtgagtctgtgtgatgtgaCCAATATGTCCCCTGCAGCCTACCGCAAGTACCCGTCTGACGGCAGATCCTCCACTCCCGTCGCGGCTCGCAAGCGGCGCTGCACCATGGTGGTGGACTACAAGGAGCCCTCGCTGAACGG GAAACTTCGGCGGGGAGACAAGTTCACAGACCTGCAGTTCCTCCGTTCTCCTATATTCAAGGGGAAGACTGACAGCAGGTCTGTGCAGCCCCCAAGGAGCTCGGTGAGCGGCAAGAACCCGAGGAGCTCTGTGAGCGGCAAGAACCCGAGGAGCTCTGTGAGCGGCAAGCAGCCGTTTGAGAAATACAACGAGTCGTTTGTCGGCTGCCGCTGA
- the kat2b gene encoding histone acetyltransferase KAT2B isoform X2, which produces MADSAGIQQGSPAIGAAGLVPAAPGAGGTEGSGAAGGSARIAVKKAQLRSSPRPKKLEKLGVYSSCKAEGACKCNGWKSQNPPPTPPRTDQQSNAVNLQEPCRSCSHTLGDHVTHLENVSEEEMNRLLGIVLDVEYLYTCVHKEEDADTKQVYFSLFKLLRKSILQMGKPTLEAQESPPFEKPSIEQGVNNFVQYKFSHLPSKERQTIMELAKMFLNQINYWQLETPSQRRQRVPTDDAAGYKANYTRWLCYCNVPQFCDSLPRYETTQIFGRTLLRSVFTVMRKQLLEQARQEKDKLPPEKRTLILTHFPKFLSMLEEEVYSHSSPIWSQDFLAGASGGQIPIHTVISAPPVARPLYYSTSPVSVDPTTCGSVSPARKTVLESNPVGEKRKPTEPLPHEENKRPRAVGDIPLELINEVMATITDPAAIPETSLLSAHSARDEAARLEERRGVIEFHVIGNSLNQKPNKRILMWLVGLQNVFSHQLPRMPKEYITRLVFDPKHKTLSLIKDGRVIGGICFRMFPSQGFTEIVFCAVTSNEQVKGYGTHLMNHLKEYHIKHEILNFLTYADEYAIGYFKKQGFSKDIKVPKAKYVGYIKDYEGATLMGCELNPSIPYTEFSVIIKKQKEIIKKLIERKQAQIRKVYPGLSCFKEGVRQIPIESIPGIRETGWKPVGKGKEVKDPDQLYSTLKTILQHVKSHPNAWPFMEPVKKTEAPGYYQVIRFPMDLKTMSERLKSRYYTTRKLFMADMQRIFTNCREYNPPESEYYKCANLLEKFFYTKIKEAGLIEK; this is translated from the exons ATGGCCGACAGCGCCGGGATCCAGCAGGGTTCTCCGGCCATCGGGGCCGCGGGCTTGGTTCCGGCCGCTCCCGGAGCCGGGGGCACGGAGGGCTCCGGCGCCGCTGGAGGATCCGCACGGATCGCCGTGAAGAAGGCGCAACTCCGCTCCTCACCTCGGCCGAAGAAACTGGAAAAGCTCGGCGTGTATTCCTCCTGCAAA GCTGAAGGAGCCTGTAAGTGCAATGGCTGGAAAAGTCAGAACCCCCCTCCCACTCCCCCCCGAACTGACCAGCAGTCCAACGCAGTCAACCTGCAGGAGCCGTGTCGCAGCTGCTCTCACACTTTGG GTGATCACGTGACCCATCTAGAAAACGTGTCGGAGGAGGAAATGAACAGGCTTCTGGGAATCGTCCTGGACGTGGAGTATCTCTACACGTGTGTTCACAAAGAGGAGGATGCTGACACTAAGCAGGTCTACTTTTCACTCTTCAAA CTGCTGAGGAAATCCATTCTACAAATGGGTAAACCGACGTTAGAAGCACAGGAGAGTCCTCCGTTTGAAAAACCCAGTATTGAGCAG GGGGTGAACAATTTTGTCCAGTACAAGTTCAGCCACCTGCCGTCTAAGGAACGTCAAACAATCATGGAGCTTGCTAAGATGTTCCTCAACCAAATCAACTACTGGCAGCTGGAGACGCCCTCCCAGAGACGCCAGCGGGTTCCTACCGACGACGCCGCTGGATACAAGGCCAACTACACCAG ATGGCTGTGCTACTGCAACGTGCCTCAGTTCTGCGACAGCCTGCCCCGGTACGAGACCACGCAGATCTTCGGGCGGACGCTGCTGCGCTCGGTGTTCACCGTGATGAGGAAGCAACTGCTGGAGCAGGCCCGACAGGAAAAGGACAAGCTGCCACCTGAGAAACGCACACTCATTCTCACACACTTTCCCAA GTTCTTGTCtatgctggaggaggaggtgtacaGCCACAGCTCTCCCATCTGGAGCCAAGACTTCTTGGCAGGAGCGTCGGGGGGGCAGATTCCTAttcacacag TCATCAGCGCGCCCCCTGTGGCCAGGCCGTTGTACTACAGCACCAGTCCTGTGTCGGTGGACCCGACCACCTGTGGCAGTGTCAGTCCGGCCAGGAAAACCGTGTTGGAGTCAAATCCAG TGGGAGAGAAGCGTAAACCCACCGAGCCCCTCCCCCACGAGGAAAACAAGAGGCCGCGGGCGGTGGGGGACATCCCCCTGGAGCTCATCAATGAGGTGATGGCAACCATCACCGAccctgctgccattcctgag acCAGTCTGCTGTCAGCCCACTCTGCACGTGACGAAGCTGCCCGTCTGGAGGAGCGCCGGGGGGTGATCGAATTCCACGTCATCGGGAACTCCTTAAACCAGAAGCCCAACAAGCGGATCCTGATGTGGCTCGTGGGCCTCCAGAACGTGTTCTCCCACCAGCTCCCCCGCATGCCCAAGGAGTACATCACGCGGCTGGTGTTCGATCC GAAGCACAAGACGCTGTCGCTGATCAAGGACGGACGCGTGATCGGAGGGATCTGCTTCCGCATGTTTCCATCGCAGGGCTTCACAGAGATCGTGTTCTGTGCCGTCACCTCCAACGAGCAGGTCAAG ggatATGGAACTCATCTGATGAACCACCTGAAGGAATATCACATCAAGCATGAAATCCTCAACTTCCTCACTTATGCTGATGAGTACGCCATCGGCTACTTCAAGAAACAG gGTTTCTCAAAGGACATCAAAGTTCCCAAGGCCAAGTATGTGGGCTACATCAAGGACTACGAGGGAGCCACCCTCATGGGCTGTGAACTCAACCCCAGCATCCCCTACACGGAGTTCTCCGTTATCATCAAGAAGCAGAAGGAG atCATTAAGAAACTGATTGAGAGGAAACAGGCTCAGATCAGAAAAGTCTATCCCGGACTTTCCTGTTTTAAGGAAGGAGTTCGGCAGATTCCAATAGAAAGCATTCCGGGCATAC GTGAAACTGGCTGGAAACCAGTGGGCAAAGG gaaggaagtgaaggacCCTGATCAGCTGTACAGCACTCTGAAGACCATCCTTCAACATGTGAAG AGTCACCCGAACGCCTGGCCGTTCATGGAACCTGTGAAGAAAACAGAGGCACCTGGGTACTATCAAGTGATCCGCTTTCCCATGG ATCTGAAGACAATGAGCGAGCGCCTGAAGAGCAGGTACTACACCACGCGGAAGCTGTTCATGGCCGACATGCAGCGCATCTTCACCAACTGTCGAGAGTACAACCCTCCGGAGAGCGAGTACTACAAGTGCGCCAACCTACTGGAGAAGTTCTTCTACACCAAGATTAAAGAGGCAGGCCTCATCGAGAAgtag
- the kat2b gene encoding histone acetyltransferase KAT2B isoform X1, whose translation MADSAGIQQGSPAIGAAGLVPAAPGAGGTEGSGAAGGSARIAVKKAQLRSSPRPKKLEKLGVYSSCKAEGACKCNGWKSQNPPPTPPRTDQQSNAVNLQEPCRSCSHTLGDHVTHLENVSEEEMNRLLGIVLDVEYLYTCVHKEEDADTKQVYFSLFKLLRKSILQMGKPTLEAQESPPFEKPSIEQGVNNFVQYKFSHLPSKERQTIMELAKMFLNQINYWQLETPSQRRQRVPTDDAAGYKANYTRWLCYCNVPQFCDSLPRYETTQIFGRTLLRSVFTVMRKQLLEQARQEKDKLPPEKRTLILTHFPKFLSMLEEEVYSHSSPIWSQDFLAGASGGQIPIHTVISAPPVARPLYYSTSPVSVDPTTCGSVSPARKTVLESNPVGEKRKPTEPLPHEENKRPRAVGDIPLELINEVMATITDPAAIPETSLLSAHSARDEAARLEERRGVIEFHVIGNSLNQKPNKRILMWLVGLQNVFSHQLPRMPKEYITRLVFDPKHKTLSLIKDGRVIGGICFRMFPSQGFTEIVFCAVTSNEQVKGYGTHLMNHLKEYHIKHEILNFLTYADEYAIGYFKKQGFSKDIKVPKAKYVGYIKDYEGATLMGCELNPSIPYTEFSVIIKKQKEIIKKLIERKQAQIRKVYPGLSCFKEGVRQIPIESIPGIRETGWKPVGKGQTSLPPSIVLWKEVKDPDQLYSTLKTILQHVKSHPNAWPFMEPVKKTEAPGYYQVIRFPMDLKTMSERLKSRYYTTRKLFMADMQRIFTNCREYNPPESEYYKCANLLEKFFYTKIKEAGLIEK comes from the exons ATGGCCGACAGCGCCGGGATCCAGCAGGGTTCTCCGGCCATCGGGGCCGCGGGCTTGGTTCCGGCCGCTCCCGGAGCCGGGGGCACGGAGGGCTCCGGCGCCGCTGGAGGATCCGCACGGATCGCCGTGAAGAAGGCGCAACTCCGCTCCTCACCTCGGCCGAAGAAACTGGAAAAGCTCGGCGTGTATTCCTCCTGCAAA GCTGAAGGAGCCTGTAAGTGCAATGGCTGGAAAAGTCAGAACCCCCCTCCCACTCCCCCCCGAACTGACCAGCAGTCCAACGCAGTCAACCTGCAGGAGCCGTGTCGCAGCTGCTCTCACACTTTGG GTGATCACGTGACCCATCTAGAAAACGTGTCGGAGGAGGAAATGAACAGGCTTCTGGGAATCGTCCTGGACGTGGAGTATCTCTACACGTGTGTTCACAAAGAGGAGGATGCTGACACTAAGCAGGTCTACTTTTCACTCTTCAAA CTGCTGAGGAAATCCATTCTACAAATGGGTAAACCGACGTTAGAAGCACAGGAGAGTCCTCCGTTTGAAAAACCCAGTATTGAGCAG GGGGTGAACAATTTTGTCCAGTACAAGTTCAGCCACCTGCCGTCTAAGGAACGTCAAACAATCATGGAGCTTGCTAAGATGTTCCTCAACCAAATCAACTACTGGCAGCTGGAGACGCCCTCCCAGAGACGCCAGCGGGTTCCTACCGACGACGCCGCTGGATACAAGGCCAACTACACCAG ATGGCTGTGCTACTGCAACGTGCCTCAGTTCTGCGACAGCCTGCCCCGGTACGAGACCACGCAGATCTTCGGGCGGACGCTGCTGCGCTCGGTGTTCACCGTGATGAGGAAGCAACTGCTGGAGCAGGCCCGACAGGAAAAGGACAAGCTGCCACCTGAGAAACGCACACTCATTCTCACACACTTTCCCAA GTTCTTGTCtatgctggaggaggaggtgtacaGCCACAGCTCTCCCATCTGGAGCCAAGACTTCTTGGCAGGAGCGTCGGGGGGGCAGATTCCTAttcacacag TCATCAGCGCGCCCCCTGTGGCCAGGCCGTTGTACTACAGCACCAGTCCTGTGTCGGTGGACCCGACCACCTGTGGCAGTGTCAGTCCGGCCAGGAAAACCGTGTTGGAGTCAAATCCAG TGGGAGAGAAGCGTAAACCCACCGAGCCCCTCCCCCACGAGGAAAACAAGAGGCCGCGGGCGGTGGGGGACATCCCCCTGGAGCTCATCAATGAGGTGATGGCAACCATCACCGAccctgctgccattcctgag acCAGTCTGCTGTCAGCCCACTCTGCACGTGACGAAGCTGCCCGTCTGGAGGAGCGCCGGGGGGTGATCGAATTCCACGTCATCGGGAACTCCTTAAACCAGAAGCCCAACAAGCGGATCCTGATGTGGCTCGTGGGCCTCCAGAACGTGTTCTCCCACCAGCTCCCCCGCATGCCCAAGGAGTACATCACGCGGCTGGTGTTCGATCC GAAGCACAAGACGCTGTCGCTGATCAAGGACGGACGCGTGATCGGAGGGATCTGCTTCCGCATGTTTCCATCGCAGGGCTTCACAGAGATCGTGTTCTGTGCCGTCACCTCCAACGAGCAGGTCAAG ggatATGGAACTCATCTGATGAACCACCTGAAGGAATATCACATCAAGCATGAAATCCTCAACTTCCTCACTTATGCTGATGAGTACGCCATCGGCTACTTCAAGAAACAG gGTTTCTCAAAGGACATCAAAGTTCCCAAGGCCAAGTATGTGGGCTACATCAAGGACTACGAGGGAGCCACCCTCATGGGCTGTGAACTCAACCCCAGCATCCCCTACACGGAGTTCTCCGTTATCATCAAGAAGCAGAAGGAG atCATTAAGAAACTGATTGAGAGGAAACAGGCTCAGATCAGAAAAGTCTATCCCGGACTTTCCTGTTTTAAGGAAGGAGTTCGGCAGATTCCAATAGAAAGCATTCCGGGCATAC GTGAAACTGGCTGGAAACCAGTGGGCAAAGG GCAAACATCACTTCCTCCAAGTATTGTATTATG gaaggaagtgaaggacCCTGATCAGCTGTACAGCACTCTGAAGACCATCCTTCAACATGTGAAG AGTCACCCGAACGCCTGGCCGTTCATGGAACCTGTGAAGAAAACAGAGGCACCTGGGTACTATCAAGTGATCCGCTTTCCCATGG ATCTGAAGACAATGAGCGAGCGCCTGAAGAGCAGGTACTACACCACGCGGAAGCTGTTCATGGCCGACATGCAGCGCATCTTCACCAACTGTCGAGAGTACAACCCTCCGGAGAGCGAGTACTACAAGTGCGCCAACCTACTGGAGAAGTTCTTCTACACCAAGATTAAAGAGGCAGGCCTCATCGAGAAgtag
- the rab5aa gene encoding RAB5A, member RAS oncogene family, a — protein sequence MANRGGATRPNGPNAGNKICQFKLVLLGESAVGKSSLVLRFVKGQFHEFQESTIGAAFLTQTVCLDDTTVKFEIWDTAGQERYHSLAPMYYRGAQAAIVVYDITNEESFARAKNWVKELQRQASPNIVIALSGNKADLASKRAVDFQDAQSYADDNSLLFMETSAKTSMNVNEIFMAIAKRLPKSEPQAVNPNTTRTRGVDLTEAAQPAKAPCCSN from the exons ATGGCCAATCGGGGAGGAGCTACGAGACCCAATGGGCCCAACGCAGGGAACAAGATCTGTCAGTTTAAGCTGGTGCTGTTGGGGGAGTCAGCTGTTGGAAAGTCCAGCTTAGTGCTTCGCTTTGTCAAGGGCCAGTTCCATGAATTCCAGGAGAGCACAATAGGAG CGGCCTTTCTCACTCAAACAGTGTGTCTAGATGACACAACGGTGAAATTCGAAATCTGGGACACTGCAGGCCAGGAGCGTTACCACAGTTTGGCACCCATGTATTACAGAGGAGCACAGGCTGCCATTGTGGTCTACGACATCACAAACGAG GAATCCTTTGCACGGGCTAAGAACTGggtgaaggagctgcagagacaagCCAGCCCAAATATCGTCATCGCTCTGTCAGGCAACAAAGCTGACCTAGCCAGCAAGAGAGCTGTCGACTTCCAG GATGCTCAGTCCTACGCAGATGACAACAGCTTACTTTTCATGGAAACATCCGCTAAGACTTCTATGAATGTGAACGAGATATTTATGGCTATTG CAAAGAGATTGCCGAAAAGTGAGCCTCAGGCCGTAAACCCAAACACCACACGCACCCGGGGAGTGGACCTGACGGAAGCCGCCCAGCCAGCCAAGGCTCCGTGCTGCAGTAACTAA
- the otud6b gene encoding deubiquitinase OTUD6B codes for MEEETPEEQLVKQQRKEKKDLQAKIQSMKNAVPKNDKKRRKQLTEEIAKLEADLSQKHEEEIGQLQSTPDTKVEELVNAVEAVDMEDREQEEVKQTRVSKAQKRREKKATQDKERESRIAEAEVENLQGVRHQEGVKLAQKLAQQQLQIKEISSDGHCMYRAIEDQLAQRSKAGLTMSVKRLRSHTAEHMRDHVDDFLPFLTNPNTGDMFSTEEFEKYCSEVELTAAWGGQLELRALTQVLQLPIEVIQADTPAIKIGEEYKSEQITLVYMRHAYGLGEHYNSVERLKEPANAEDS; via the exons atggaggaggagacaccggAGGAGCAGCTAGTGAAACAGCAgcgaaaggaaaagaaagatcTGCAAG CTAAAATCCAGAGCATGAAAAATGCAGTTCCCAAAAATGAcaagaaaaggaggaaacagtTGACAGAGGAAATTGCCAAGCTGGAAGCGGACCTCAGTCAGAAACATGAGGAGGAAATCGGGCAACTCCAATCTACACCTGACACAAAG GTGGAAGAGTTGGTAAATGCAGTTGAAGCTGTGGACATGGAGGATAGAGAACAAGAGGAGGTCAAACAAACACGAGTATCAAAGGCCCAGAAGAGAAGG GAAAAGAAGGCTACACAGgacaaggagagggagagcaggataGCAGAGGCCGAGGTGGAGAACCTGCAGGGTGTGAGGCACCAGGAGGGCGTGAAGCTGGCTCAGAAACTCGCCCAGCAGCAACTCCAGATCAAGGAGATCTCGTCCGACGGCCACTGCATGTACCGAGCTATTGAAGATCAGCTGGCACAGCGATCAAAG GCTGGTTTAACCATGAGTGTGAAGAGGCTGCGGTCTCATACTGCCGAGCACATGAGAGACCATGTTGATGACTTCCTGCCTTTCCTCACCAACCCCAACACGGGTGACATGTTCTCAACAG AGGAGTTTGAGAAATACTGCAGTGAAGTGGAGCTCACAGCAGCTTGGGGTGGACAACTGGAG CTCCGAGCTTTGACCCAAGTTCTCCAGCTGCCGATAGAAGTGATCCAGGCTGATACCCCAGCTATAAAAATTGGGGAGGAATATAAAAGCGAACAGATCACCCTTGT CTACATGCGTCATGCTTATGGATTGGGAGAGCACTACAATTCTGTGGAGCGGCTAAAGGAACCAGCCAATGCCGAGGACAGCTGA